In Cicer arietinum cultivar CDC Frontier isolate Library 1 chromosome 1, Cicar.CDCFrontier_v2.0, whole genome shotgun sequence, one DNA window encodes the following:
- the LOC101491704 gene encoding AP-2 complex subunit alpha-1-like, producing MAMSGMRGLSVFISDIRNCQNKEQERLRVDKELGNIRTRFKNEKALTPYEKKKYVWKMLYIYMLGYDVDFGHMEAVSLISAPKYPEKQVGYIVTSSLLNENHDFLRLAINTVRNDIIGRNETFQCLALTMVGNIGGREFAESLAPDVQKLLLSSSCRPLVRKKAALCLLRLYRKNPDVVNVDGWADRMAQLLDERDLGVLTSSMSLLVALVSNQHEAYWSCLPKCVKILERLARNQDIPQEYTYYGIPSPWLQVKTMRALQYFPTIEDPNTRRSLFEVLQRILMGTDVVKNVNKNNASHAVLFEALALVMHLDAEKEMMSQCVALLGKFIAVREPNIRYLGLENMTRMLMVTDVQDIIKRHQAQIITSLKDPDISIRRRALDLLYGMCDVSNAKDIVEELLQYLSTAEFAMREELSLKAAILAEKFAPDLSWYVDVILQLIDKAGDFVSDDIWFRVVQFVTNNEDLQPYAATKAREYLDKPAIHETMVKVSAYLLGEFGHLLGRRPGCSSKEIFNIIHEKLPTVSTATISILLSTYAKILMHCQPPDPELQSQIWAIFKKYESSIEVEIQQRAVEYFALSRKGAALMDILAEMPKFPERQSVLIKKAEDTEVDTAEPSAIKLRAQQQSQTSNALVVTDKSHANGAPLPVGQLSLVKMPSMSSNVDDITADPRLSQENGTLNEVDSPLPSADLLGDLLGPLAIEGPPSSSAHPQPSSNPGMEGAAVEATAIVPAGQQANTVQPIGNIAERFHALCVKDSGVLYEDPYIQIGIKAEWRAHHGHLVLFLGNKNTAPLMSVQALILPPTHLKIVLSLVPDTIPPRAQVQCPLEVTNLHPSRDVAVLDFSYKFGNDMINVKLRLPAVLNKFLQPITVSTEEFFPQWRSLPGPPLKLQEVVRGVRPLPLLEMANLFNSFHLIVCPGLDPNPNNLCASTTFYSESTRAMLCLVRIETDPADRTQLRMTVASGDPTLTFEMKEFIKEQLVNIPPASRVPPMQAAPMSPVAQPASAPPPAALNDPGAVLAALL from the exons ATGGCGATGTCGGGGATGAGAGGACTTTCCGTATTTATAAGCGACATCCGCAATTGCCAAAACAAAGAACAAGAGAGGCTTCGCGTTGATAAAGAACTCGGTAACATTCGCACTCGTTTCAAAAACGAAAAG GCTTTGACTCCATAtgagaaaaagaaatatgtttGGAAAATGCTTTACATATACATGCTTGGCTATGATGTGGATTTTGGTCACATGGAGGCCGTTTCTCTTATATCTGCCCCAAAGTATCCAGAAAAACAG GTTGGGTACATTGTAACATCAAGTTTGCTTAATGAAAATCATGACTTTCTCAGGTTGGCCATAAATACTGTGCGTAATGATATCATTGGTCGCAATGAAACCTTCCAGTGCCTAGCATTGACTATG GTTGGAAATATTGGTGGCAGAGAATTTGCCGAGTCCTTAGCACCTGATGTACAGAAGTTGCTG TTATCTAGCAGCTGCAGACCGCTTGTGAGAAAAAAAGCTGCATTGTGTTTGTTGCGACTGTACAGGAAAAATCCGGATGTTGTCAATGTAGATGGATG GGCTGATCGAATGGCTCAACTTTTGGATGAACGAGACCTTGGTGTTTTGACATCTTCTATGAGTCTTCTTGTTGCATTAGTCTCAAACCAACATGAGGCATATTGGAGTTGTCTTCCTAAGTGTGTCAAAATTTTAGAACGGCTTGCTAGGAACCAGGATATCCCACAAGAATACACTTACTATGGTATCCCATCTCCCTGGCTTCAG GTCAAAACAATGAGAGCTCTTCAGTATTTTCCTACCATTGAAGATCCAAATACCAGAAGATCATTGTTTGAG GTCTTACAAAGGATACTGATGGGAACTGATGTTGTGAAAAATGTGAACAAAAATAATGCTTCCCATGCTGTTCTTTTTGAAGCCCTTGCTCTG GTAATGCATCTTGATGCTGAAAAGGAAATGATGTCTCAGTGTGTGGCTCTTCTTGGAAAGTTTATTGCTGTCCGTGAACCAAATATTCGTTATCTTGGCTTG GAGAATATGACTAGAATGTTGATGGTTACAGATGTGCAAGATATCATAAAAAGACATCAAGCTCAGATTATTACCTCATTGAAGGATCCTGACATCAG TATTCGGAGGCGTGCTCTAGATTTGCTTTATGGCATGTGTGACGTTTCAAACGCAAAAGATATCGTTGAAGAACTGCTGCAG TATCTCAGTACAGCAGAGTTTGCGATGCGGGAAGAATTGTCTCTTAAAGCGGCTATTCTAGCTGAGAAGTTTGCACCAGATCTTTCATG GTATGTTGATGTGATTCTTCAATTAATTGACAAGGCTGGAGATTTTGTTAGCGATGACATCTGGTTTCGAGTGGTACAGTTTGTTACAAACAATGAAGATCTACAG CCTTATGCTGCAACAAAAGCTCGAGAGTATCTTGACAAACCTGCCATACATGAGACAATGGTTAAG GTTAGTGCATATTTACTGGGGGAATTTGGACACCTTCTGGGGAGACGACCTGGGTGTAGCTCAAAGGAAATATTTAACATTATACATGAGAAGCTCCCTACTGTATC GACTGCTACTATTTCTATACTTCTATCAACATATGCTAAAATTCTGATGCACTGCCAACCACCAGACCCTGAACTACAGAGTCAGATATGGGCAATATTTAAGAA ATATGAGAGTtcaattgaagttgaaataCAGCAACGAGCTGTTGAATATTTTGCATTGAGTAGAAAAGGAGCAGCCCTAATGGATATATTGGCTGAAATGCCTAAATTCCCCGAACGACAG TCTGTGTTGATTAAAAAGGCCGAAGATACTGAAGTTGATACTGCAGAACCAAGTGCCATTAAGCTGCGAGCTCAGCAGCAATCTCAAACATCAAATGCTTTGGTTGTAACAGACAAAAGTCATGCTAATGGAGCTCCGCTTCCTGTCGGCCAACTTAGTCTTGTCAAGATGCCCAGCATGAGCAGTAATGTG GATGATATTACAGCAGATCCAAGATTATCCCAGGAAAATGGGACTTTGAATGAAGTAGATTCTCCACTACCCTCTGCAGATCTCCTTGGTGATCTGTTGGGTCCTTTGGCTATTGAAGGCCCTCCTAGTAGCAGTGCCCACCCTCAGCCGAGCTCAAATCCAGGAATGGAAGGAGCTGCTGTCGAAGCCACGGCCATAGTCCCTGCTGGACAGCAGGCCAATACTGTGCAG CCAATTGGAAATATTGCCGAAAGATTTCATGCTTTGTGTGTGAAGGATAGTGGTGTTTTATATGAGGATCCTTATATTCAG ATTGGCATTAAAGCAGAATGGAGAGCTCATCATGGGCATCTTGTTCTTTTCTTGGGGAACAAGAATACTGCTCCTCTTATGTCTGTCCAAGCTTTAATATTGCCTCCCACCCATTTGAAGATAGTGCTTTCTCTAGTACCGGATACTATACCACCCCGGGCACAA GTACAATGCCCACTTGAGGTCACTAATCTCCACCCAAGCAGGGATGTTGCTGTTCTTGATTTCTCGTACAAGTTTGGTAACGATATG ATCAATGTCAAGCTTCGCCTACCAGCTGTCCTAAATAAATTTCTTCAGCCTATAACTGTATCTACGGAAGAGTTTTTCCCCCAATGGAGATCACTTCCTGGACCACCTTTGAAGCTTCAAGAAGTG GTTAGAGGTGTTAGACCACTTCCACTACTCGAAATGGCAAACTTATTCAACAGTTTCCATTTGATAGTTTGCCCAGGGCTT GATCCCAATCCAAATAACCTTTGTGCAAGTACAACATTCTATTCAGAAAGTACTAGGGCAATGCTCTGTTTG GTAAGAATTGAAACAGACCCAGCAGATAGAACCCAGCTGCGAATGACAGTTGCTTCAGGGGACCCAACACTGACATTTGA GATGAAGGAGTTCATCAAGGAACAATTAGTCAATATCCCTCCAGCATCTCGTGTACCGCCAATGCAAGCAGCTCCAATGTCTCCGGTTGCTCAACCAGCTAGTGCTCCTCCTCCCGCAGCATTGAACGATCCTGGTGCAGTTCTAGCTGCTCTTCTATGA